The following proteins are encoded in a genomic region of Neomicrococcus aestuarii:
- the ctaC gene encoding aa3-type cytochrome oxidase subunit II yields the protein MSSQDRTGSRRMVAKVTAIAAAGTLLLTGCSEEVQRGWLPNVVKDTTNHTGAIQELWVNSWIASLIIGLLTWGLLLWCIIAYRRRKGDEGYPRQLSYNMPMEIFYTAVPIIIVLTFYSFSNTTQHAIDEPVDSPLVIDVRAKQWAWDFNYQYEGEEKYFAGVQAHLDGEAGAEDRLPTLYLPVNVPVTFELNSRDVIHSFWIPAFLQKLDMIPGKTNHIYLTPQVEGEFQGKCAELCGEYHSEMLFKVKVVSEQEFNDYLATLPDGQLGEEYDRQPNVVNSAVQGEGE from the coding sequence GTGAGTTCGCAAGATCGAACCGGTAGCCGCCGGATGGTTGCAAAGGTTACCGCCATTGCTGCCGCCGGCACGCTGCTGTTGACGGGTTGTTCGGAAGAAGTTCAGCGAGGCTGGCTTCCGAACGTCGTAAAGGACACCACAAACCACACTGGTGCCATTCAAGAGCTCTGGGTTAACTCTTGGATTGCATCTCTTATCATCGGCTTGCTGACTTGGGGCTTGTTGCTCTGGTGCATCATCGCCTACCGCCGCCGTAAGGGCGACGAGGGGTACCCGCGCCAGCTCAGCTACAACATGCCGATGGAGATCTTCTACACGGCTGTGCCGATCATCATCGTTTTGACGTTCTATAGCTTCTCGAACACTACGCAGCACGCAATCGACGAGCCTGTCGATTCGCCGCTCGTTATCGACGTTCGCGCTAAGCAGTGGGCTTGGGACTTCAACTACCAGTACGAGGGCGAAGAGAAGTACTTCGCTGGCGTACAGGCGCACCTTGACGGCGAAGCAGGCGCCGAGGATCGTCTCCCCACTTTGTACCTTCCGGTTAACGTTCCAGTCACCTTCGAGTTGAACTCGCGCGACGTTATCCACTCTTTCTGGATCCCAGCCTTCTTGCAGAAGCTGGACATGATTCCAGGTAAGACCAACCACATTTACTTGACCCCTCAGGTGGAGGGCGAATTCCAGGGTAAGTGTGCAGAGCTTTGCGGAGAGTACCACTCCGAAATGCTCTTCAAAGTCAAGGTTGTCTCTGAGCAAGAGTTCAACGACTACCTGGCGACTCTTCCTGACGGACAGCTCGGCGAGGAATACGACCGCCAGCCGAACGTCGTCAACAGCGCAGTACAAGGCGAAGGGGAGTAG
- a CDS encoding HesB/IscA family protein produces MSTVTNDVQASAEEMPTHEVLLSDVAAGKVRSLLEQEGRTDLRLRVAVQPGGCSGLIYELYFDERVLDGDSVRDFDGVEVIVDKMSVPYLSGSSIDFEDTISKQGFTIDNPNAAGSCACGDSFH; encoded by the coding sequence ATGAGTACTGTCACTAACGATGTACAGGCTTCTGCTGAGGAGATGCCAACGCACGAAGTGTTGCTCTCTGATGTAGCTGCGGGCAAGGTTCGCAGCCTACTGGAGCAAGAAGGACGTACGGATCTTCGCTTGCGCGTTGCCGTTCAGCCAGGCGGTTGTTCCGGCCTGATCTACGAGCTCTACTTTGATGAGCGCGTGTTGGATGGCGATTCCGTGCGTGATTTCGATGGCGTTGAGGTCATCGTGGACAAGATGAGCGTTCCGTACTTGAGCGGCTCGTCCATTGATTTCGAGGACACCATCAGCAAGCAGGGATTCACGATCGATAATCCCAATGCTGCAGGTTCTTGCGCCTGTGGAGACTCCTTCCACTAA
- a CDS encoding dipeptidase — translation MATHSIPSQDAVDVDAIRQIVSKNFSTSVEHLKNLARIPSVAWDSFDPIHVRRSAEAVAELARELGFNDVRIATAPKPDGTEGSPAVLAKKPAAPGKPTILLYAHHDVQPPGDRELWDSEPFEPEQRGDRLYGRGAADDKAGVMAHWSAIRALEESTPDHGLGITLFIEGEEEAGSPSFRNFLEAHREDLAADVIVVADSANWSVGTPALTTSLRGMLGAEFEIRALDHAVHSGMFGGPILDAPILAARLVASLHDADGNVAVAGLEQRDTATVEYDEEQFRSDSSVVEGYRLAGSGKITDRLWNRPAISLIGLDMVSVANSANALIPQVRGKLSVRLAPGQDPVAAGETLRTHIEGLDLQGAEVRFTVTEAGSAYLQDAEHDAAARLMNESLRDAWGTDPVNTGIGGSIPFIADLKELYPSAHILITGVEDPDSRAHSANESLHLPEFEKAITAEALLLARLAAGGLGASSPE, via the coding sequence ATGGCAACACACTCAATCCCATCTCAAGATGCCGTAGACGTTGACGCGATCCGTCAGATTGTCTCGAAGAACTTCTCTACCAGCGTTGAACATCTCAAGAACCTCGCCCGGATTCCGTCTGTAGCGTGGGATTCGTTTGACCCGATTCATGTGCGTCGCAGTGCTGAGGCGGTCGCCGAACTCGCGAGGGAACTCGGTTTTAACGATGTCCGCATCGCAACGGCTCCCAAGCCCGATGGCACCGAAGGTTCCCCGGCGGTGCTGGCAAAGAAGCCGGCGGCCCCGGGAAAGCCCACCATCCTGCTCTACGCTCACCACGATGTGCAGCCTCCAGGCGATCGTGAGCTGTGGGACTCGGAACCGTTCGAACCTGAGCAGCGCGGGGACCGCCTGTACGGCCGCGGTGCCGCGGATGACAAGGCTGGCGTGATGGCCCACTGGTCCGCCATCCGGGCGCTCGAGGAGTCCACTCCCGATCACGGTCTGGGCATCACCTTGTTCATTGAGGGGGAGGAAGAGGCGGGTTCGCCGTCGTTCCGGAATTTTCTCGAAGCGCACCGTGAGGATCTTGCCGCCGACGTAATTGTGGTGGCAGACTCCGCGAACTGGTCCGTGGGCACTCCCGCACTGACTACCTCGTTGCGCGGCATGCTGGGCGCCGAGTTCGAGATCCGCGCATTGGATCACGCCGTGCACTCCGGAATGTTTGGTGGTCCGATTCTGGATGCCCCGATTCTCGCGGCACGATTGGTCGCTTCATTACATGACGCCGACGGAAATGTTGCAGTGGCCGGCTTGGAACAAAGAGACACTGCAACGGTGGAATATGACGAAGAGCAGTTCCGCTCAGATTCGTCCGTAGTGGAGGGCTACCGCTTGGCGGGATCGGGAAAGATCACGGACCGTTTGTGGAACCGACCGGCAATTTCGCTCATCGGCTTGGACATGGTCAGCGTCGCCAATTCGGCAAACGCACTGATTCCACAGGTACGCGGCAAGCTCAGCGTGCGCTTGGCACCGGGCCAGGATCCCGTGGCCGCGGGGGAGACCTTGCGCACCCACATTGAAGGCTTGGATTTGCAGGGAGCTGAGGTTCGTTTCACGGTGACGGAAGCGGGCAGCGCTTATTTACAGGATGCAGAGCACGACGCCGCAGCTCGCCTCATGAACGAATCCTTGCGGGATGCTTGGGGCACCGATCCGGTCAATACGGGCATCGGCGGAAGTATTCCGTTTATTGCCGATCTTAAGGAGCTGTACCCCTCGGCGCATATCTTGATCACGGGCGTCGAGGATCCGGATTCTCGAGCACACAGCGCCAACGAATCATTACACCTACCCGAATTCGAGAAGGCCATTACTGCCGAAGCGCTACTTTTGGCTCGACTAGCAGCTGGTGGATTAGGCGCCTCATCTCCTGAGTAA
- a CDS encoding DUF3043 domain-containing protein, whose protein sequence is MFGRKNKETETPVTTEPEVTDRDPQAGKGAPTPKRSVQQAQNKRPLVPSDRKLSKEQKIKEREERQRQFRLANETADERYLLPKDRGEQKRFARAFVDARYMFSEYLMFVLLAFIIVALLIQDISVQSYITLAMWAVLLITVVDTLIMTRKLKKRLLEKFGTVERGVLWYAATRGMQFRKLRLPKPQVARGEHPQ, encoded by the coding sequence GTGTTTGGACGCAAGAATAAAGAGACCGAGACCCCTGTAACCACTGAGCCGGAAGTCACCGACCGTGACCCGCAGGCTGGGAAGGGGGCACCGACGCCGAAGCGATCGGTGCAGCAGGCTCAAAACAAGCGTCCGCTGGTGCCGAGCGATCGTAAGCTCAGCAAGGAACAGAAGATCAAAGAACGCGAAGAGCGTCAGCGTCAGTTCCGCCTTGCGAATGAGACCGCCGATGAGCGTTACCTCTTGCCGAAGGATCGTGGGGAGCAAAAGCGCTTCGCCCGTGCCTTTGTAGACGCCCGTTACATGTTCTCTGAATACCTGATGTTCGTCCTGTTGGCCTTCATTATTGTTGCGCTCCTCATTCAGGACATCAGCGTGCAGTCCTACATCACGCTGGCCATGTGGGCAGTTCTGCTCATCACCGTGGTGGACACTCTCATCATGACCCGCAAGCTTAAGAAGCGCCTTCTGGAGAAGTTCGGCACCGTGGAGCGAGGCGTGCTCTGGTACGCGGCGACTCGTGGCATGCAGTTCCGCAAGCTTCGTCTGCCGAAGCCGCAGGTTGCGCGCGGCGAGCACCCACAGTAA
- a CDS encoding quinone-dependent dihydroorotate dehydrogenase, translating to MRFYPTFFKVFFSGMEPEKAHHVGFSMVRLAEKTGASAVLRRMTAPDQSLERTVMGLTFPSPFGLAAGFDKEGHGTTALCDLGFGHIEVGTVTAIAQPGNSQPRLFRLVEDKALINRMGFNNPGAAAVAPRIRESLTHLSRRFGRTRPILGINIGKSKVVELEDAVSDYRTSAATLAPLADYMVVNVSSPNTPGLRLLQSVESLRPILEAVRDESEAKAQRRVPLLVKIAPDLADEDIAEVAALAIELKLDGIIATNTTISREGLSTSSDAVESMGAGGLSGAPLKDRSMQVLQQLRALLPDSIAIISVGGVTDAEDVIDRLNAGADLVQAYTAFLYEGPFWAWRINAGLKKAQRAGRLARS from the coding sequence ACGTGGGATTTTCCATGGTGCGACTCGCAGAAAAAACGGGCGCCTCCGCAGTACTTCGCCGCATGACCGCACCCGATCAGTCCCTGGAACGCACCGTCATGGGCTTGACCTTCCCCTCACCGTTCGGCCTCGCAGCGGGCTTTGACAAGGAAGGACACGGAACCACAGCGCTTTGCGACCTTGGTTTCGGCCACATTGAAGTGGGTACCGTGACCGCAATCGCGCAACCCGGTAACTCTCAACCGCGCCTCTTCCGCCTTGTTGAGGACAAAGCGCTCATCAACCGTATGGGCTTCAATAATCCCGGTGCAGCAGCCGTTGCACCGCGCATCCGCGAATCTCTTACACATCTGTCACGCCGCTTCGGCCGCACTCGCCCCATCTTGGGCATCAACATTGGCAAAAGCAAGGTTGTGGAACTCGAGGACGCTGTATCCGATTACCGGACCAGCGCGGCGACCTTGGCACCACTTGCCGACTACATGGTGGTCAATGTTTCCTCCCCGAACACTCCGGGTCTTCGTCTCTTGCAGTCCGTGGAGAGTCTCCGTCCCATCCTTGAAGCGGTCCGCGATGAGTCTGAAGCAAAAGCCCAGCGCCGTGTACCCCTGCTGGTAAAAATCGCACCCGACCTCGCGGACGAAGACATCGCAGAGGTTGCGGCGCTGGCAATCGAGCTCAAGCTCGATGGCATTATCGCCACCAACACCACCATTTCGCGCGAAGGTCTCTCCACGAGCAGCGATGCCGTCGAGTCGATGGGCGCCGGCGGCTTGTCCGGCGCACCGCTCAAAGACCGCTCCATGCAGGTCCTCCAGCAGCTTCGTGCACTGCTTCCAGACAGTATCGCCATCATCTCCGTGGGCGGAGTCACCGATGCTGAAGACGTGATCGATCGTTTGAACGCCGGTGCAGACCTTGTTCAGGCCTACACCGCGTTCCTCTACGAGGGTCCATTCTGGGCATGGCGCATCAATGCGGGGCTGAAGAAGGCGCAGCGCGCCGGGCGTCTAGCTCGCAGCTAG